The Desulfuromonas thiophila genome contains the following window.
TGTTTCGAGCCGGGCAAGGGGCCCGGTATCAGTCGAACAGTTGTTGATTGCTTTTAGCAGAGGGCGTGCCATTTTCTGCAAGTGCCGTTGTTTTTATCTTAAGTTATCGAAATACAAGACTTTATTTTGTTTGTCAGGGCCTTTCTTTTCTAACGCTGTTTGGCCCGACTTTTTGCGTTGCTGCAAAAACCGCGTGGCCAAACAGGCTGAAATCGTGTCGGAGGCCGCAGGAATCGGCTCGCCGATGTTTTTGCAGCGCTGCGAAACTGTTCAGCGGCGGCGCGAAAACGGTTCCCGATACAGACCCAGCGGTACCAGGCTGGCGCAGAAAACCTCGTTGAGCATCTGGCCCAGGCCGGCGTAGAGGGCAGACAGGCCACAACAGATGCCTTCGTAACCGGCGATCCGTTCGAGGCTTGCGTTGCCGCTGAAATCAGCGGCGGCCAGCAGGAAGAACAGCAGCATCAACGAACCGAACACCAGCTGCAGGGCACGACTGAGGCGGAAACTGGCCAGAAACAGCACGGCGCTGAACAGTCCCCAGATGCTCAGGTAGAAGCCCATGGCGAAGGGAGAGGAAGCGGTGATCAGACCGGTTGCGGGTAACAGGATCAGCGCGACCAGACTGAGCCAGAACAGGCCATAGGAGGTGAAAGCGGTGGCGCCGAAGCAGTTGTTGCGGTTCCATTCCATGACACCAACGAGGATCTGGCCGAGGCCGCCACAGAAAATGCCCATGGCCAGCAGCATGGCATCAAGGGGGAAGAATCCGGCGTGATGCAGGCCGAGCAGCAGGGTGGTCATGCCGAAGCCGAGCAGACCCAGGGGGGCCGGATTGGCGGTGTGGTCGGTCAGCAGGCAGGCGGTGGCGTTATCGGGCAGAGCCAGCGGACTGGCGGGCCGTTCACGTGAAGGCAGTGGCGCGCGTAATACCTGTTGCAACAGGCTGGTGTCAGGCCAGTTGACCCGGAAGGGTTTAACCACGGTGGTGGTGCGGCTGGGGCGGTTGGCGGGATCGGAAGGTTGGCCCATGGCGCGACCTTTCATAAAAAAGCCCCCGGTTACACCTGTGACCGGGGGCCTGCTGCTGACGGTTTGGTTACTTTTGGACAACGGCGCCCAGCGGAGCGACCTGACGGCCGAAGACCTCGTTCATGACTTGAGCCAGGCCGGTGTAGATAGCGGACAGGCCGCAGAAAATGCCTTCGTAGCCAGCAATCATCTTGAGGGTGGCGTTGCCGGTGAAATCACCAGCNNNNNNNNNNNNNNNNNNNNNNNNNNNNNNNNNNNNNNNNNNNNNNNNNNNNNNNNNNNNNNNNNNNNNNNNNNNNNNNNNNNNNNNNNNNNNNNNNNNNNNNNNNNNNNNNNNNNNNNNNNNNNNNNNNNNNNNNNNNNNNNNNNNNNNNNNNNNNNNNNNNNNNNNNNNNNNNNNNNNNNNNNNNNNNNNNNNNNNNNNNNNNNNNNNNNNNNNNNNNNNNNNNNNNNNNNNNNNNNNNNNNNNNNNNNNNNNNNNNNNNNNNNNNNNNNNNNNNNNNNNNNNNNNNNNNNNNNNNNNNNNNNNNNNNNNNNNNNNNNNNNNNAGGTTGAGCAGCACGGTGGTCATGCCGAAGCCGAGCAGGCCCAGCGGCGCGGGGTTGGCGGTGGTGTCCTTGAGGGTCAGGTTCTGCAGTTCGTTGTTCATGGGTTCTCTCTCCTTTGTCCAGTCATGCCATGAAATATCGCCGGTTGCCGTTGGCTGCAGTTCGGCCAGTCGGGGAAACCGTGCGGCCAGTTCCCGGTATTTCATGCACTCGCCAAAGTCATCAGCGCAAAAATGAATGATCATGTTGACGTCGTGGTTGCTGATGTAGCCGCAACCGACATCGCAATGGTCTTCATTTTTGCCGAAGAAGGGACAGATGATTTTGTCGCGCATGGTCGGGGTATCCTTGGTGCGGGTTTGCTGTTGTCTTTAGCAATGGCCGTGCCAGGAATGCCGACGGAGATTTTTGGCTAAAAATTTCAATTAGTTGTGATCTGTTTGGTTGTGACTGAGGTTGTACCCGTTCTCGCAGCACTGCGAAAGCGGCTGGTTGGACGGGTCTTTGGCCAGAGGGGAGCCCGGAAGCGGTCAGTGGCTGTCTAACCTGTTGTATCGGTTGGTTTTTGCTAGGGGAGGGGGAGGCCCCGACCGCTTCTGGTCGGGGCGCAGCGGCGTTTTTGCACTGATGCGAAGACTGATGTTTTCGCAAAAAAAACATCGTGGTAGCGGGCGGCGCTGCCATCAGCCGGCCGGAGGAGTGAAATCGTCCTTGCGGATGGCGTATTTTTTCAGCTTGCGGTAGATGGTGGCCATGTTCATGCCGGCTAGGCGGGCGGCCTCCTCGACATGGCCACCGGTTTTTTTCAGGAGTTGCACCAGATAGGCCGATTCAAAGTCGGCCAGTGCCTGGGCATAATCCTCTTGCTGTGCCGCTGTGTCGACCGGGTTGTTCGGCAGCGCGCCACTGGGCGCGGCGCTGGCGGGCAGGAACTGGTCGAGGATGGTTGAACTGATGAAGTTGCCACTTTCCAGGGCCATGCAGCCTTCGACAACATTTTCCAACTGGCGGATGTTGCCAGGCCAGTTCCAGGCGCACAGGCGTTGAAGGGCTTCGGGGGTAAAGCCCTGTACGGCGGTGCCGAAGCGTTGATTGGTGCGGCGGATGAAGTGGGCCGCCAGCAACGGGATGTCCTGGCGGCGCTGGCGCAGAGGCGGCAGGTGAATGTTGACGACGTTGAGACGGTAGTACAGATCGTCGCGGTAGCTGCCATCCTCCATCTGCTGCTGCAAATCGGCGTTGGTGGCGGAAATGACGCGGACATCGACGCGGATCGGGCGGGTATCGCCGAGGCGCAGAAACTCGTGCTCCTGCAGAAAGCGCAACAGGGTCTTTTGCACGGTTAGCGGCAAATTGCCAACCTCGTCGAGAAACAGGGTGCCGCCGTCGGCAGCTTCCAGTAAGCCTTTGCGATCGGCCGTGGCACCCGTGAAGGCGCCTTTTTTGTAGCCGAACAGCTCGCTTTCCAGCACCGACTCGGGCAGGGCGCCGCAGTTGATGGCCATGAAGCGCTTGTCGCGACGCGGCGAGTTGTGGTGGATGGCCTGGGCGATCAGTTCCTTGCCGGTGCCCGACTCGCCGGTAATCAGCACCGAGGTGTCGCGTGCCGCTACCCGCCGCACCCGCTCAAGAACCTCCTTGAGGCCACCGTTGGCGCCGATGATGTCATCGCCCTGAAAGGAATCGGCCAACTGGCGCTTGAGTTCGCGGTTTTCTGTCGCCAGCGCCGTGGCCTGCAGGGCGTTCTTGACACGGTAGAGCAGCTCTTCCGGTTCGAAGGGTTTGGTCAGCATGTCGTAGGCGCCCTTGCGCAGCGCCTGGATCGAGGTTTCCACCGTGGCATAGGCGGTGATCATGATGACCGGAACGGTGGCATCCTTGGCGCGGATGCGTTGCAGCACCTCCAGCCCGTCGAGGCCGGGCATTTTGATGTCGCTGATGACCAGATCAAACGCGCCGGCGCTGAAGGCGTCGACCGCCTCGAAGGAGCGGGTGTAGGCCGTCACCTGATAGCCGTTGTCGCGCAGCACCGCCTCCATCATGCGGCACAGACCCTCTTCATTGTCGATCAACAGAATGTGGCGGGCAGCCTCCATGGCTTATTCCTCCGGCTGCAGGGGCAGCCACACGCGGACACTGGTGCCCCGGCCGGGCGCGCTCTTGAGCGTGATGCGGCCCTGGTGCTGTTCAATGATCTGGCGTGAGATGGCCAGTCCCAGGCCGGTGCCCTTGTCCTTGGTGGTATAGAAGGGTTCAAAGATTTTTTCCTGGGTCTGTTCGTCCATGCCGCAGCCGCTGTCGCGGAATTCGATCAGCACGCCGCCGTCCGCCAGCGCCGTGCGCACCAGCAGTTCGCCGCTGCCCACAATGGCGCCGCCGGCGTTGAGGATCAGGTTGATGGCCACCTGGCGGATCTGATCCCCATCGCAGGGCACCGGTGGCAGATCGGCGGCAAACTGCTTGCGGATGCGCACATGGTGCATGTCGGTGTGGTTGGCGGCGAAGTTGACGATCTGGTCGAGCAGATTGTTCAGATCCGTTGGCGCCAGCACCGATTTTGGCGTGCGGGCGTAGCTCAGTAGATCCTGGACGATCTTCTTGCAGCGTTTGCTCTCGCGCTTGATCTCATGGATATAGGTGTAGTTGGGGTCATCCGGCGCTACCTTGCTTTCCAGATAGCCGGCGTAGCCGAGGATGACGCCGAGGGGATTGTTGATCTCGTGAGCGACGCCGGAGGACAGCACGCCAAGGGACGCCATCTTGCCGTGCTGGGCCAGGCTGGCCTCCATTTCCTTGTTTTTCTGGATAATCTCGGTCATGCGGTTGAAGGTGGCGGCCAGCTCGCCCAGTTCGTCCTGGCTGCCGATGTGCATCTGCTCACCCAGATGGCCGGCCTTGACCCGGCGGATGACCTGAATCATGTGGTGGATCGGATTGGTCAGAATCTTTGATGCCAGGCTGACCAGCAGCAGCGAACCCAGGCAGGCCGCCAGCATCACCAGCAGGGTGATCTTGGCGGTGTTGGCGCTGATGCGGTTGGCGGTCTGGTAGAACTCGTCCTCGTAGCAGCCGACGGCGACGATCCAGTCCCAGGGGGCGAAGTAGTCGTAGCGCACGATCTTAAAGCGCGGCCGCTTTTCGCCTTCGGCCTGCCAGGGATAGCGAATCCAGCCCTGTTTGGTGTCGCACATCTGGCGAATGAACGGGTTGCCGTCGCTGTCACGCGCGTCGATGAAGTTCTGCCCCTCCTGCTGCGGATGCAGCCGGAAGGTGCCGCTGCTGTCCATGCAGTAGATGTAGCCGGTCTGGCCGACCCGTTTTTCCTTGATCTTGGCTTTGAGCTCTTCCAGGGCCAGCTGTTCAAAGCGCAGATCGGCCAGGCTCTCATCGATATAGCCGGCGGCGACGATGATCCAGTCCCAGGCCGGTTCGTAGACATACAGCGCCAGCTTGTCGCGCAACTCGGTTTCGCCCAGAGCCTCGTTGCGCCAGGGATAGCGCAGCTGGTGCAGGCTGCCGGGGGCGCTGGTGCGGGCGGTGTCACACATCTGCCGGATGAAGTAGTGGCCCTCGCCGTCCTGCTCGTTGCTGATGTTCTGCTGTTCGCGGCTGACGTGGACCTGCAGCACGCCATCGCTGGTGAGGCTGTAGAGATAGCCGCTTTCGCCGATGCTGATCTGCTTGAGCAGGGTGCGCACCCGCTGCTGAGCAGCGGCCAGGGTTGTTTCGCCACGGCTGACGCGCTGCTGTTCGTCGGCGATCAGGTCGCGGGCGAACTGCAGCAGGGTTTTAAGCTCGGTGATGAAGTCGTCGCGGCGCTGTTGCTGGTAGACCTGAAACTGCTGATGGTGAGCCTCCAGCAGGTGGCGGGTGAAGCTGGCCATGTGTTCCAGGTCATCGCGACTGACCTGGTTGATGGCCTGGCGCGCCAGTTCGACGGAGCGGTAGCTGACCACGCTGCCGACCAGCAGCAGAGGAAGCAGGACCAGCGGCAGTACCACTACCAGCAGCTTCCAGCGCAGTTTCAGGCGACTGAAAAAGATCATCGGCTGCTCCTAGCTGGTGCCGTCGCCGGTATCCGGCAGGGCAAAGGCACGGCGGTAGAGACGGATTTCAACCAGGGCGATCTTGCAGGCGCTGGCGATGGGCACGCCGACGATCATGCCGATAACGCCGGAGAGTTTGCCGCCCATGACGATGGCCAGAATCACCAGCAGCGGATGCAGGTTGGCAAAGCGCGAAATCAGGATGGGCACCAGAATGAAATTGTCGACGATGACCTGGGCGATGATGAAATAGATGAAAACAATCCACCAGAACTGGCCGCCCAGGCCCAGGTCGACCAGGGCGATGAGGATGCCCGGCACCATGCCGACCAGCGGGCCGATATAGGGCACCAGGTTGGTGACCCCGGCAAACAGGCCCAGCAGGGGAGCGTAGCGGATGTCGGTGAAACTCAGGCCAAAGGTGACAACGAGTCCGACGATGGCGGCTTCGAGAATGCGGCCACGGACGAACTGGGCGGTCTGGCGGCTGATGCGGTACGACAGATCGTGGATGATTTCAAAATAGCGATTGGGCGCCAGGCCCACCAGGGTGCGGCGGATGCTGTCGCCATCGCGCAAAAAGAAAAACGAGAACAGCGGCACCAGCAGCAGCAGGCTGCCCAGGCGCAGGGCCGATTTGGGCGTGGCCACCAGCAAAAAGGCAAAGAAGCGTTCGGTCAGGCCGCGCACCCAGCCGGTCAGATCGTACTGGGCGAGAAAGGGCAGGCTCTTCTGCCAGGACTGCTGGGCCTCCTGCAGGTAGGTGATCAGGCCGGAACTGTAACGCGGAAAATCACGCAGCAGCGATTCCCACATCTGCTGGCTGTAACTGATCAGCCAACTGCCGGTCTGCCACAGCACCAGGCTGATGGCAAAGAACAGCAGCAAAATGGCGCGGCCGCGCGGCACACGGTATTTTTCCAGCAGGCTGACCAGCGGATCGAGCACAAAGGCGCTGGTCAGCGCCAGCAGCAGCGGCAGGAACAGGCCACTGGAGGCCGATTGCAGCAGGCCGGTGATGGTTGAAGCGGAGGAAAACAGCGCCAGGCCGCTGGCAATGGCGGCGGTCAGTACCAGATAGAGCAGCAGGACATGGGCCTTGCTCAGATTCATGCCGGGGCCTCGCTGGTGGCCGGAGCGGTCAGGCTGTTGAGACGGCGCAGCTCCAGGGTGGCGGCCTGCAGCCGTTCGCTGATCACCATGGTCAGGCCGAGCAGGATGCGGTTGGCGATGTCGGGATGGGTGTCGGCGGTGGCCAGCAGGTCACTGCGGAACAGGCCGATGAGCTCGGCATTCTCCAGGGTGGCAGCCGAGACCATCCGCGCCGCTGGCGCTGCCAGAGTGGTTTCGCCGAAAAAGTCGCCCGGCCCCAGCACCGTCAGCTCCTCCTTG
Protein-coding sequences here:
- a CDS encoding AI-2E family transporter; its protein translation is MNLSKAHVLLLYLVLTAAIASGLALFSSASTITGLLQSASSGLFLPLLLALTSAFVLDPLVSLLEKYRVPRGRAILLLFFAISLVLWQTGSWLISYSQQMWESLLRDFPRYSSGLITYLQEAQQSWQKSLPFLAQYDLTGWVRGLTERFFAFLLVATPKSALRLGSLLLLVPLFSFFFLRDGDSIRRTLVGLAPNRYFEIIHDLSYRISRQTAQFVRGRILEAAIVGLVVTFGLSFTDIRYAPLLGLFAGVTNLVPYIGPLVGMVPGILIALVDLGLGGQFWWIVFIYFIIAQVIVDNFILVPILISRFANLHPLLVILAIVMGGKLSGVIGMIVGVPIASACKIALVEIRLYRRAFALPDTGDGTS
- a CDS encoding acetate uptake transporter, which encodes MKGRAMGQPSDPANRPSRTTTVVKPFRVNWPDTSLLQQVLRAPLPSRERPASPLALPDNATACLLTDHTANPAPLGLLGFGMTTLLLGLHHAGFFPLDAMLLAMGIFCGGLGQILVGVMEWNRNNCFGATAFTSYGLFWLSLVALILLPATGLITASSPFAMGFYLSIWGLFSAVLFLASFRLSRALQLVFGSLMLLFFLLAAADFSGNASLERIAGYEGICCGLSALYAGLGQMLNEVFCASLVPLGLYREPFSRRR
- a CDS encoding acetate uptake transporter; this translates as AGDFTGNATLKMIAGYEGIFCGLSAIYTGLAQVMNEVFGRQVAPLGAVVQK
- a CDS encoding sigma-54-dependent transcriptional regulator — encoded protein: MEAARHILLIDNEEGLCRMMEAVLRDNGYQVTAYTRSFEAVDAFSAGAFDLVISDIKMPGLDGLEVLQRIRAKDATVPVIMITAYATVETSIQALRKGAYDMLTKPFEPEELLYRVKNALQATALATENRELKRQLADSFQGDDIIGANGGLKEVLERVRRVAARDTSVLITGESGTGKELIAQAIHHNSPRRDKRFMAINCGALPESVLESELFGYKKGAFTGATADRKGLLEAADGGTLFLDEVGNLPLTVQKTLLRFLQEHEFLRLGDTRPIRVDVRVISATNADLQQQMEDGSYRDDLYYRLNVVNIHLPPLRQRRQDIPLLAAHFIRRTNQRFGTAVQGFTPEALQRLCAWNWPGNIRQLENVVEGCMALESGNFISSTILDQFLPASAAPSGALPNNPVDTAAQQEDYAQALADFESAYLVQLLKKTGGHVEEAARLAGMNMATIYRKLKKYAIRKDDFTPPAG
- a CDS encoding sensor histidine kinase, producing the protein MIFFSRLKLRWKLLVVVLPLVLLPLLLVGSVVSYRSVELARQAINQVSRDDLEHMASFTRHLLEAHHQQFQVYQQQRRDDFITELKTLLQFARDLIADEQQRVSRGETTLAAAQQRVRTLLKQISIGESGYLYSLTSDGVLQVHVSREQQNISNEQDGEGHYFIRQMCDTARTSAPGSLHQLRYPWRNEALGETELRDKLALYVYEPAWDWIIVAAGYIDESLADLRFEQLALEELKAKIKEKRVGQTGYIYCMDSSGTFRLHPQQEGQNFIDARDSDGNPFIRQMCDTKQGWIRYPWQAEGEKRPRFKIVRYDYFAPWDWIVAVGCYEDEFYQTANRISANTAKITLLVMLAACLGSLLLVSLASKILTNPIHHMIQVIRRVKAGHLGEQMHIGSQDELGELAATFNRMTEIIQKNKEMEASLAQHGKMASLGVLSSGVAHEINNPLGVILGYAGYLESKVAPDDPNYTYIHEIKRESKRCKKIVQDLLSYARTPKSVLAPTDLNNLLDQIVNFAANHTDMHHVRIRKQFAADLPPVPCDGDQIRQVAINLILNAGGAIVGSGELLVRTALADGGVLIEFRDSGCGMDEQTQEKIFEPFYTTKDKGTGLGLAISRQIIEQHQGRITLKSAPGRGTSVRVWLPLQPEE
- a CDS encoding GPR1/FUN34/YaaH family transporter, with amino-acid sequence MRDKIICPFFGKNEDHCDVGCGYISNHDVNMIIHFCADDFGECMKYRELAARFPRLAELQPTATGDISWHDWTKEREPMNNELQNLTLKDTTANPAPLGLLGFGMTTVLLNL
- a CDS encoding cyclic nucleotide-binding domain-containing protein; translation: MRPQWSALFRTKPEEESLALFLARVPVFSALKKRDLPYLERLIHLRRYQSEETVYEQGDPGSGMYIIRSGRVSLFTRDARNRKEELTVLGPGDFFGETTLAAPAARMVSAATLENAELIGLFRSDLLATADTHPDIANRILLGLTMVISERLQAATLELRRLNSLTAPATSEAPA